One Anthonomus grandis grandis chromosome 13, icAntGran1.3, whole genome shotgun sequence DNA segment encodes these proteins:
- the LOC126743517 gene encoding uncharacterized protein LOC126743517: MSTNQPVAAKLIKKRQSYIKRLEAIYNLAVECQNHPSKLNLLRARAEDFPSICSSFETLHLDILACSDDDKQDEQHSLGNTFDEMKYVVHSLLRELLPPVDVVPKSGCKSNNHSFSELPSDDHDHDLDLPRIKVPVFSGNRRDWPAFYDLFRTLVHEKRSLSDIQRFQHLQMAVQGEAAELIRNIALTEANYPVAFNALIERFENKRALATDYWLAIYNAPPAKTHSAGDLRRLITTFSQNMEALNSLQGIDLWDFTKLNLLLQKIDPSLKTRFEIECSDKPIPRYGDLTRFLNKTCKALENSVLLNEPKVVSQSNSKQKESYDPNRSKRVVPAKAYMTNTEQKCLFCNLSSHPLVKCTKFIEAEVSARYSFVKQQHMCFNCFSRTHSVPRCLGTKVCKICSKKHHTLLHFQPINDVPNVSEVKEPPTVNATSVVPCLTSVLSHEEPTLFATAEISVYNISQDLFPCRAMLDCASVANFVTLSCVQQLALPITPSQIPIQGINNMSTASSLGTVKLKVLSTTGPCLEFEAIVVHSICENTPTFPINPSKWKHLRGLELADKNFAVPHGIDLLLGVPLFSEIILPGFRKSINGSPCAIKTIFGWILIGGNNTPTNEFVSLCTYVPSTIPVESPLDINLHKFWELEDVPDKVLLSPEEQKCEDFFVSTCSQKPDGRYVVRLPFKQPDIDLGDTKHQALRRFNLLENRLIRNPSLRSLYNDFMQDYLDQNHMIPCTSADNLSYYFPHHCVVKDDSGTTKIRVVFDGSSKGSNNLSLNDVLLPGPKLQNDIVTILLTFRFFPIVFSTDIRQMYRMIGIHEQDLKYQKILWRFDPSNPIQEYTLCTVTYGLNCSPYLAIRTLHQLAKDYGKEFPLARDILLKSTYVDDIIGLGHSVKGILELQKQLTDLLFCGGFELRKWTSNCKELLSLVPESHQHNISFNDNANCTLKILGLQWNPVLDVFSYSVKPIARECTKRVILSEIAKIYDPLGFVAPVVLVAKCLIQRLWIQGVGWDEVPTSDVVSQWQVYVSQLPLLSSFAIPRHVTISDAVCTELHGYCDASLLAYGGVLYMRQIDSEGNVHVNLLCAKSKVCPLKVLSVPRLETCAALLLSNLMHFVITNSPIKFDRIYAWSDSSVALYWIKSHPSRLKTFVANRVQQIQDRIPPNRWFHISGVGNPADCLSRSLLPKQLLDHPLWFNGPPWLKLSHELWPTPLEFDPTDNPIALQEERKVTCNLTIPENSCVVIRLLERFSSLKTVQHIVAYCIRFRDKGLKKRSLPLSQGLSADEIYQATCIIVKSVQDKVFVEEIKCLKTNLATPKPFRKLAPFLDSHGVVRVGGRLRHSDLPFDAKHPMLLPRDHRLTSLIIEMFHKDHGHPGPRLLQYLLRQQFWILSIGRAVNSVLSQCFRCHRVKPIPFSPFMSDIPKVRISQVKPFSQCGVDYMGPIPLTMSRRRGVQSQKGYICLFVCMVTKALHLEVASDLSSECFLAAFRRFVSRRGRCSDMYSDQGTNFVGASRMLLSYLQGSAETLHIQWHFNPPSAPHFGGLWEAGVKSVKAHLARVIGQQVLSFEEMSTVLAQCEAILNSRPLCEMSSNPNDLECLTPGHFLTMEALTAPPDEALIDIPFHRLKRWQLIQQLHQSFWKRWSLEYLNRLQQRNKWTLPDRCPKVGSLVVIKDNNQPPLNWLIGRLERIYSSPDNVPRVVQIRTTKGLLDRPLIKEFCYGNPYQV, translated from the exons ATGTCTACAAATCAGCCAGTAGCagctaaattaataaagaagcGTCAGTCCTATATTAAACGATTAGAAGCCATATATAATTTGGCTGTTGAGTGTCAAAACCATCCTTCCAAGTTGAATTTACTGAGAGCCCGCGCTGAGGATTTCCCTAGTATTTGTTCTTCTTTTGAGACTTTGCATTTAGACATTTTAGCTTGCTCTGATGATGACAAACAGGATGAGCAACATTCTCTTGGAAATACCTTTGATGAAATGAAATATGTTGTTCATTCCTTGCTTCGAGAGTTACTCCCTCCAGTAGATGTTGTACCAAAAAGTGGCTGCAAAAGCAACAACCACTCCTTTAGTGAATTGCCAAGTGATGATCATGATCATGATCTTGACCTACCTAGAATTAAAGTCCCTGTCTTTTCTGGGAACAGAAGAGACTGGCCTGCCTTTTATGATCTATTTCGAACCCTTGTCCATGAGAAAAGATCCCTTTCTGATATACAAAGATTCCAACATCTCCAAATGGCTGTTCAAGGCGAAGCAGCTGAGCTTATTAGAAACATTGCCTTAACTGAAGCTAATTATCCTGtggcttttaatgctttaattGAGCGTTTTGAGAATAAGAGAGCCCTAGCAACTGACTATTGGCTAGCTATATATAATGCACCTCCAGCCAAAACTCACTCTGCCGGTGATCTGAGAAGACTTATCACTACCTTTTCCCAAAATATGGAGGCTTTAAATTCCTTGCAAGGAATTGATTTGTGGGAttttaccaaattaaatttgctattgcaaaaaattgacCCTTCCTTAAAAACCCGATTTGAAATTGAATGCAGTGATAAACCCATTCCCAGATATGGAGATTTGACtagatttttaaacaaaacatgtAAAGCCTTGGAAAATAGTGTCCTTCTTAATGAGCCCAAAGTAGTATCTCAATCCAATTCGAAACAAAAGGAATCTTATGACCCTAATAGATCTAAAAGAGTGGTTCCAGCCAAAGCTTATATGACCAATACCGAGCAGAAATGTTTGTTCTGCAACCTGAGTTCACACCCCCTTGTAAAGTGTACCAAGTTTATTGAAGCAGAGGTTTCAGCAAGATATTCCTTTGTTAAACAGCAGCATATGTGTTTCAATTGTTTCTCCAGGACTCATAGTGTTCCTAGATGTCTTGGAACCAAGGtttgtaaaatttgttccaAGAAACACCATACTTTGCTGCACTTCCAACCTATCAATGATGTTCCCAATGTTAGTGAAGTCAAGGAACCCCCTACTGTTAATGCCACTTCTGTAGTGCCTTGCTTGACAAGTGTGCTTTCCCATGAAGAACCTACTTTGTTTGCTACAGCTGAAATATCAGTGTACAATATTTCTCAAGATTTGTTTCCTTGTCGTGCTATGCTTGACTGTGCTAGTGTGGCTAATTTTGTGACCTTATCTTGTGTACAGCAACTTGCTCTACCCATTACACCTAGCCAAATTCCTATTCAAGGCATAAACAATATGTCTACAGCTTCGTCATTAGGTACAGTTAAGCTAAAGGTTTTGTCCACAACTGGCCCATGTTTGGAATTTGAAGCAATTGTTGTGCATTCCATTTGTGAAAATACCCCAACCTTTCCAATTAATCCCTCCAAGTGGAAACATTTGAGAGGTCTTGAATTAGCCGACAAGAATTTTGCTGTACCCCATGGTATAGATTTGCTCCTAGGTGTTCCTTTGTTTTCTGAGATTATTCTCCCAGGTTTTAGGAAAAGTATCAATGGTAGTCCATGTGCTATTAAAACCATATTTGGATGGATTTTAATAGGTGGCAATAATACTCCCACTAATGAATTTGTGTCATTGTGTACCTATGTGCCAAGTACCATCCCAGTTGAAAGTCCTCTTGATATCAATTTGCATAAATTTTGGGAGCTTGAGGATGTTCCAGATAAGGTTCTCTTGAGTCCTGAGGAACAGAAATGTGAAGATTTCTTTGTTTCCACTTGTTCTCAAAAACCTGATGGACGCTATGTAGTGCGTCTTCCCTTTAAGCAACCAGACATTGACTTGGGTGATACCAAACATCAAGCCTTGAGACGTTTCAATTTGTTGGAGAACAGATTGATTAGAAATCCAAGTCTTCGAAGCTTGTATAACGATTTTATGCAAGATTATTTGGATCAAAACCACATGATACCCTGTACTTCCGCTGACAATCTTTCATATTATTTTCCTCACCATTGTGTTGTCAAAGATGACAGTGGAACTACTAAAATTAGAGTTGTATTTGACGGATCCTCAAAAGGCTCTAATAACCTTAgcttaaatgatgttttattgCCAGGTCCAAAACTCCAAAACGATATTGTTACCATTTTGTTAACCTTTAGATTTTTCCCCATTGTGTTTAGCACCGATATTCGCCAAATGTATAGAATGATCGGCATCCATGAACAagatttaaaataccaaaagatTTTATGGAGGTTTGATCCTTCAAACCCTATTCAAGAATATACCTTGTGTACTGTCACTTATGGTCTAAATTGTAGTCCATATTTGGCAATCCGAACCTTACACCAATTAGCCAAGGATTATGGAAAAGAATTCCCCCTTGCTCGTGACATTCTTTTAAAGTCAACTTACGTGGATGATATAATTGGTCTTGGTCATTCAGTTAAAGGAATCTTAGAACTTCAGAAGCAATTAACAGATTTACTCTTTTGCGGTGGGTTTGAGCTTCGAAAGTGGACCTCTAATTGTAAGGAGTTGTTATCCCTAGTGCCTGAATCACATCAACACAATATCTCCTTTAATGACAATGCCAATTGTACCTTAAAAATTCTGGGGTTACAGTGGAACCCAGTGTTAGATGTATTTTCCTATTCAGTAAAACCAATCGCGCGTGAGTGCACCAAAAGAGTTATCTTGTCCGAAATAGCCAAGATTTATGATCCATTAGGGTTTGTAGCTCCAGTTGTATTAGTTGCCAAGTGCCTTATTCAGCGTCTTTGGATTCAAGGCGTTGGATGGGATGAAGTTCCTACTTCAGATGTCGTTAGCCAATGGCAAGTGTATGTCTCCCAACTTCCTTTATTATCCTCATTTGCGATTCCACGTCACGTAACTATTTCTGATGCTGTTTGCACTGAATTACATGGTTATTGTGATGCATCTTTGTTAGCCTATGGTGGTGTCTTATACATGAGACAAATTGATTCTGAAGGTAACGTACATGTAAATTTACTATGCGCAAAAAGTAAGGTGTGTCCTTTAAAGGTTCTATCCGTTCCCCGATTGGAGACATGTGCAGCCTTGCTTCTTTCCAATTTGATGCATTTTGTGATTACCAATTCtcccattaaatttgacagaatCTATGCTTGGTCTGACTCCAGTGTAGCCTTGTATTGGATTAAAAGTCATCCTTCCCGGCTTAAGACTTTTGTAGCCAATCGTGTTCAGCAGATCCAAGATAGAATTCCTCCCAATAGGTGGTTTCACATCAGTGGTGTAGGAAACCCTGCTGATTGCCTTTCTCGTAGTTTGTTGCCCAAGCAATTGCTTGACCATCCGTTATGGTTCAATGGCCCCCCATGGTTAAAGTTGTCTCACGAACTCTGGCCAACCCCTTTAGAGTTCGATCCAACGGATAATCCGATTGCGCTTCAAGAAGAACGCAAAGTTACTTGTAATTTAACCATACCAGAAAATTCATGTGTTGTAATTAGGCTGCTTGAGCGGTTTTCTTCCTTAAAAACTGTTCAACACATCGTAGCATATTGTATACGGTTCCGGGATAAAGGTCTAAAGAAAAGATCACTTCCCTTATCCCAAGGTTTAAGTGCTGATGAGATATATCAAGCTACTTGTATCATTGTTAAATCTGTCCAAGACAAAGTCTTTGTTGAGGaaattaaatgcctaaaaaCCAATTTAGCTACCCCTAAACCCTTTAGAAAACTTGCCCCGTTTTTGGACTCCCATGGAGTCGTCAGGGTGGGCGGACGTCTGCGCCATTCTGATTTACCATTTGATGCCAAGCATCCTATGCTTCTTCCCAGAGATCATCGATTGACCTCgttaattattgaaatgtttcATAAAGATCATGGCCATCCTGGTCCCCGTCTTTTACAATATCTTTTAAGACAGCAATTTTGGATCTTATCTATTGGTAGAGCCGTAAATTCTGTCCTATCCCAATGTTTTAGATGTCATAGAGTGAAACCAATTCCGTTTTCCCCCTTCATGAGTGATATACCCAAAGTTCGTATTTCCCAAGTTAAACCATTTTCACAGTGTGGAGTGGATTATATGGGCCCCATACCACTTACCATGTCTAGGCGTAGAGGTGTTCAAAGCCAAAAGGGCTATATATGTCTGTTTGTGTGCATGGTTACCAAAGCCCTACACCTTGAAGTAGCGTCCGATTTGTCCTCTGAATGCTTTTTAGCGGCATTTAGACGCTTTGTTTCACGTCGTGGCAGATGCTCTGATATGTACAGTGACCAAGGCACCAATTTTGTAGGTGCTTCCCGAATGCTTTTGTCCTATCTGCAGGGTTCGGCAGAAACGTTGCATATTCAATGGCACTTTAATCCGCCTTCCGCACCACACTTCGGAGGCCTGTGGGAGGCAGGTGTTAAATCGGTTAAAGCGCATCTTGCGAGAGTGATAGGTCAACAAGTATTATCCTTTGAGGAAATGTCCACTGTTTTGGCGCAATGTGAAGCCATTTTGAATTCCAGACCACTCTGTGAGATGAGTTCCAACCCCAATGATTTAGAGTGTCTGACTCCTGGTCATTTCCTGACCATGGAAGCTCTTACCGCTCCTCCTGATGAGGCACTAATCGATATCCCTTTTCATCGACTGAAACGTTGGCAATTGATTCAGCAATTGCACCAAAGCTTCTGGAAACGTTGGTCTTTGGAATACCTAAATCGATTGCAACAACGCAATAAATGGACTCTCCCTGACCGTTGTCCAAAAGTTGGCTCTCTTGTCGTAATCAAAGACAATAACCAACCCCCTCTTAATTGGCTTATTGGTAGGCTGGAAAGGATTTACTCCAGTCCCGATAACGTTCCCAGAGTTGTGCAAATTCGTACAACGAAAGGACTATTGGACCGACCTCTAATAAAG gAGTTTTGCTATGGAAATCCTTATCAGGTGTGA
- the LOC126743809 gene encoding alpha-1,2-mannosyltransferase ALG9: MVKSQPSFRLRQNASQNLPRSSKKDIPKKTVRNVTVKPEKKTTTEFVVNNLTFPSGDTAFKALLSARFCAAIWSHISDCDETFNYWEPTHYIVFTKGLQTWEYSPQYALRSYLYLMIHAIPAWIYHKLLQPNPLLMFYFSRCLLGMICAFAEVFFYKAVCKEFGVHIGRICLAFQLFSPGMFIASTAYLPSSFAMYNFTAACAAWWQQKYALAIFFTALGSLLGWPFAALLGVPIAYDILIQRKMYTFFLTWCGISAIVVLGPMILADSLIYGRLVIAPLNIVKYNVLGGAGPELYGTEPFSFYLINGLVNFNIVWILALLSPLAIILNYLFVPSKSKSTLYLPHWLSLSPMFLWLAVFMFQKHKEERFLFPIYPMICLAAAITLDVCQKLIFRIWSLVKKMPQGTHYLDKTTVVMMMVVTIFSVLGISRIVGLYKYYHAPMDLMMELNRYPADLKVPENTEINVCFAKDWHRFPGSFFLPNTNWDVRFIKSEFDGMLPAPYSDHLNATKIIHPYFNDENKEDLSLYFDISKCHFLLDLDLDKETALEPIYAKRTDDWKVISSYKFLNAEKSNRLARAFYVPFVSERFVSFGNFSLLRSLKHKII, from the exons ATGGTCAAAAGCCAGCCTTCATTTAGATTGCGGCAAAATGCTTCGCAAAACTTACCGCGCAGTTCTAAGAAAGACATTCCCAAAAAGACTGTAAGAAATGTGACTGT TAAACCAGAGAAAAAAACCACAACCGAATTTGTAGTTAATAACTTGACATTCCCTAGCGGAGACACTGCTTTTAAAGCTTTATTGTCTGCTCGGTTTTGTGCGGCTATTTGGTCTCATATCAGCGATTGTGATGAGACTTTTAATTATTGGGAACCTACACACTATATAG TATTCACCAAAGGCCTTCAAACATGGGAATACAGTCCACAATATGCCTTAAGATCCTATTTGTACTTAATGATTCATGCAATTCCTGCATGGATTTACCATAAACTATTACAGCCAAATCCACTTTTGATGTTCTATTTTTCCAGATGCCTCTTGGGCATGATTTGTGCCTTTGCTGAAGTATTTTTCTACAA agcAGTATGTAAAGAGTTTGGGGTGCACATAGGCAGAATTTGTCTTGCCTTCCAATTATTCTCCCCTGGTATGTTTATAGCCAGCACTGCCTATTTACCCTCCAGTTTTGCCATGTACAACTTTACTGCTGCCTGTGCTGCTTGGTGGCAACAAAAATATGCTTTGGCGATATTTTTTACTGCTCTAGGCTCACTTCTAGGATGGCCATTTGCTGCTTTACTAGGGGTGCCAATAGCCTATGACATCTTAATACAAAGAAAAATGTATACATTCTTTTTAACCTGGTGTGGTATATCAGCCATAGTGGTTTTGGGGCCTATGATACTAGCAGATTCACTTATTTATGGTAGACTTGTCATAGCACcattaaacattgttaaatataATGTTCTGGGAGGTGCTGGACCTGAACTTTATGGCACTGaaccattttcattttatttgataaatggTTTAGTAAATTTCAATATTGTTTGG ATTCTGGCCTTGCTGAGCCCTTTAGCAATAATCTTAAACTACCTTTTTGTGCCATCAAAAAGTAAAAGCACCTTATATCTGCCTCATTGGTTATCCCTGAGCCCCATGTTTCTTTGGTTAGCAGTCTTCATGTTCCAAAAGCACAAAGAGGAAAGATTTTTGTTTCCTATTTATCCAATGATTTGCTTGGCAGCAGCCATTACTTTGGAtgtctgtcaaaaattaatatttcgcatTTGGAGTCTTGTGAAGAAAATGCCTCAGGGAACCCACTATTTGGACAAAACTACTGTTGTTATGATGATGGTTGTCACTATATTTTCTGTATTAG gtatatCCAGAATAGTGGGCCTATATAAATACTATCATGCCCCAATGGACCTAATGATGGAATTAAATCGTTACCCGGCCGATTTAAAAGTGCCAGAAAACACCGAAATAAACGTGTGTTTCGCAAAAGATTGGCACAGATTTCCCGGTTCTTTTTTTCTGCCAAACACCAACTGGGACGTCCGGTTTATCAAGTCAGAATTTGACGGTATGCTGCCCGCACCCTATTCCGACCATTTAAACGCTACTAAAATCATTCATCCTTATTTTAACGATGAAAACAAGGAAGATTTAAGTTTGTACTTTGATATTAGCAAGTGTCACTTTTTATTGGATCTAGATTTGGATAAAGAAACGGCTTTGGAGCCAATTTATGCAAAACGTACTGACGATTGGAAGGTGATTAGTagttataaatttcttaatgcTGAAAAGTCAAATAGACTGGCCAGGGCTTTTTACGTACCTTTTGTAAGCGAGAGGTTCGTCAGTTTCGGGAATTTTTCCTTATTAAGATCGCTGAAGCATAAGATTATTTAA